From Microtus ochrogaster isolate Prairie Vole_2 unplaced genomic scaffold, MicOch1.0 UNK80, whole genome shotgun sequence, a single genomic window includes:
- the Homez gene encoding homeobox and leucine zipper protein Homez, producing MPNKDTSSLNSSAAGLICLPPISEELQLVWTQAAQTSELDGNEHLLQTFSYFPYPSLADIALLCLRYGLQMEKVKTWFMAQRLRCGISWSSEEIEETRARVVYHRDQLHFKSLLAFTHHAVQPPQEMPPVPSPEQAALGLCPLARSEPIQMKGLKVEPEELSQVPQLPQSHQKVKEPLVTGSRAFSRQSGFCQDLQISGLSEEHAEMGSDQSCGGGTASWNHSTAVHQPCAGDKPPSVSLLVSSCKEESTPNGTPPSPSFQVSANGTTATPKPLQPLGYIPQSFPPSEQAPSTQVEPPWPQRLRNNSVASRVGPTEYLSPDMQHQRKNKRKTKEQLAILKSFFLQCQWARREDYHKLEQITGLPRPEIIQWFGDTRYALKHGQLKWFRDNAVLGTSTFQDPAIPTTSTHSLKEWAKTPPLPAPPPLPDIQPLTPPLPAPPLPPDIRPLERYWAAHQQLQEADILKLSQVSRLSTQQVLDWFGSRSSEPAEVVVCLDEEEEEEDEELPEDGEEEEEEDDDDDAI from the coding sequence ATGCCTAACAAAGATACCAGCAGTCTTAACAGCTCGGCAGCAGGGCTCATCTGCCTCCCTCCAATCTCTGAGGAGCTGCAGCTTGTGTGGACTCAAGCAGCGCAAACCAGTGAGCTGGATGGAAATGAACACCTGCTACAAACCTTCAGCTACTTTCCCTATCCAAGCCTGGCAGATATTGCTCTCCTCTGCCTGCGATACGGGCTACAGATGGAGAAGGTAAAGACCTGGTTCATGGCCCAACGCCTCCGCTGTGGCATCAGCTGGTCATCTGAAGAGATAGAAGAGACTCGCGCCCGAGTGGTGTACCACAGAGATCAGCTCCATTTCAAATCTCTTCTCGCTTTCACGCATCATGCAGTGCAGCCCCCACAGGAGATGCCTCCAGTGCCCTCCCCAGAACAGGCTGCTCTTGGACTCTGTCCTTTGGCTCGTAGTGAGCCCATCCAGATGAAAGGATTGAAGGTTGAGCCTGAGGAACTCTCTCAGGTACCACAGCTGCCACAGAGTCACCAGAAAGTGAAGGAACCTCTGGTGACAGGCAGCAGAGCATTCTCCCGCCAGTCAGGTTTTTGTCAGGATCTTCAGATCAGTGGACTCTCTGAGGAGCATGCAGAAATGGGTTCCGATCAGTCATGTGGTGGAGGGACTGCTTCCTGGAATCATTCCACCGCTGTCCATCAGCCATGTGCTGGGGATAAACCCCCGTCGGTCTCATTACTTGTCAGTAGTTGTAAGGAAGAGTCCACACCTAATGGGACACCTCCATCTCCCTCTTTCCAAGTATCAGCTAATGGAACTACTGCTACTCCTAAACCCCTCCAGCCTTTGGGCTATATCCCACAGTCATTCCCACCTAGTGAACAGGCACCATCGACACAGGTAGAACCACCCTGGCCCCAAAGGCTACGAAATAACTCAGTAGCAAGTAGGGTTGGCCCCACAGAATACCTTTCGCCAGATATGCAACACCAGCGAAAGAATAAGCGTAAAACCAAAGAACAGCTGGCCATCCTCAAATCCTTTTTTCTACAGTGCCAATGGGCACGACGAGAAGATTACCATAAATTAGAACAGATCACTGGTTTACCTCGCCCTGAGATCATTCAATGGTTTGGAGACACCCGATATGCCTTGAAGCATGGACAGCTGAAATGGTTTCGGGACAATGCAGTACTTGGTACCTCTACTTTTCAAGATCCAGCCATTCCCACAACATCAACTCATTCCTTGAAAGAATGGGCCAAGACACCACCTCTGCCAGCCCCACCACCCCTACCAGACATACAGCCTTTAACACCACCTCTGCCAGCCCCACCACTCCCACCAGACATACGACCTTTAGAGAGGTACTGGGCAGCCCACCAGCAGCTGCAGGAAGCTGATATCCTTAAACTAAGTCAGGTATCAAGACTTAGCACTCAGCAAGTGCTGGATTGGTTTGGCTCTCGATCGTCTGAGCCAGCAGAGGTGGTAGTTTGTctagatgaagaggaggaggaagaggatgaagaactGCCAGAAGatggtgaggaagaggaggaggaagatgatgacGATGATGCCATATAG